From the Micromonospora echinofusca genome, the window GGTGACCAGGGTGACCCGGGGCACGACGGCCTCGGCGAACGCGTGCAGGAGCTTCGCGCCGCGGCGGACGACGCCGTCCCACTCCTGACCCAGGCCGGGCAGGTAGCCGGGGACGTCGACCAGGACGATCAGCGGTACGCCGAGGGAGTCGCACATGCGTACGAACCGGGCGGCCTTCTCGGCGCTGGACGCGTCCAGGCAGCCGCCCAGGCGCAACGGGTTGTTCGCGACGACGCCGACGGTGCGCCCGGCGAAGCGACCCAGGGTGGTCACGACGTTGGGGGCCCACTTGGCGTGCAGCTCCACGCCGGGGGCGTCCAGCAGCGCCTTGACCACCGGCTTGACGTCGTAGGCCCGGTTCGGCTCCGCCGGCATCCTCGCCGCCAGGTCGTGTCCCCCCTCGTCCCGGGCGGACACGTCGTCGGGCGACAGGCGCCCCTGCCGGCCCAGCAACGCGGCGAGCCGGCGCGACTCGATGATCGCCGACTCGTCGTCGGCGCAGGTCACGTGGACCACCCCGGAGCGGCGGCCGTGCGGCTCGGGCCCACCGAGGCGCGCCATGTCGACCTGCTCGCCGGTGACGCTGCGGACCACTTCCGGGCCGGTCACGAAGATCCGGCCCGCGCCGCTCATCACCACGATGTCGGTCAGCGCCGGCCCGTACGCGGCGCCACCGGCCGCCGGACCGAGCACCGTGGAGATCTGCGGCACCCGCCCCGAGGCACGCACCATCGCCGCGAAGACCTGGCCCACGGCGTCCAGAGCGACCACGCCCTCGGCCAACCGTGCCCCGCCCGAGTGCCACAGCCCCACCACCGGCACCCGTTCGCGTACGGCGGTGTCGATGGCGTCCACGACGTGCCGGCACCCCTCGGTGCCCATCGCCCCGCCCATCCGCGTCGCGTCCGTGGCGTACGCGACGACCGGCGATCCCTCGATCTCGCCGCGCGCCCACAGCACGCCCGAGGTGTCGCGGGGCACCGACAGCCGCAACGATCCCGCGTCGAACAGCGCCCGGAGCCGAACCTCCGGATCCCGGTGGTCGACGACGGAAGATGCGTCCACGCCGACGGCGGTGGTGCTCACGTGTGCCTCCATGGCAGTGGTCTCAGGCCCGCGTGAAGACGAGAGCCACGTTGTGGCCGCCGAAGCCGAACGAGTTGTTCAGGGCGGCGGGGATGTCCATGTGGCGCGCCTCGTTGGCGGCCACGTCCAGGCTGAGCCCGTCGTCGGGGTCGTCCAGGTTGATCGTCGGCGGTACGACACCGTCGCGGATCGCCAGGATGGTGGCGATCGACTCCAGCGCGCCCGCCGCGCCCAGCAGGTGGCCGGACATCGACTTGGTCGAGGTCAGCACCGGGTGGTCGCCCAGCGCCGCCCGCAGCGCGGTGATCTCCGCGACGTCGCCGACCGGGGTCGACGTGGCGTGCGCGTTGACGTGCACGATGTCCGCCCTGGCGACGTCCGCGTCCGCGATCGCCTTCGCGATCGCCCGGATGGCGCCCTCGCCCTCCGGGTGTGGCTGGACGATGTCGTAGCCGTCGGAGGTGAGCCCGGCGCCGGCCAGCCGCGCGTAGACCCGGGCGCCCCGGGCGGCGGCGTGCTCCGCCCGCTCCAGCACCAGGATGCCCGCGCCCTCGCCGAGCACGAAGCCGTCGCGGGCCTTGTCCCACGGGCGGGAGGCCCGCTCCGGCTCGTCGTTGCGGGTCGACATCGCCCGCATCGAGCTGAAGCCGGCGATCGGCAACTGGTGGATGACCGCCTCGGTGCCGCCGGCCACCACCACGTCGGCCCGGCCGGCGCGGATCATGTCCATGCCGAGGGCGATCGCCTCCGCGCCGGTCGCGCAGGCGCTGGCCACGGAGTGCACCCCGGCCTTCGCGCCCAGCTCCAGACCCACCCAGGCGGCGGGGCCGTTGGGCATCAGCATCGGGATGGTGTGCGGGGAGACCCGCCGGGGGCCGGAGGCCTCCAGGATGTCGTCCTGGGCGAGCAGCGTCAGCGCGCCGCCGATGCCGGAGCCGACGCTGACGCCCAGCCGCTCCGGGTCCAGCCCGGAGTCGGCCAGGCCGGCGTCCGCCCACGCCTGCTGCGCCGCGATGATCGCGATCGCCTCGGAACGGTCGAGCCGGCGGAGCTTGACCCGGTCGATCAGGCCGGTCGGCTCGACCGCGAGCTGGGCGGCGATCCGGACCGGCAGCTGCTCGGCCCACTCCTGGGTGAGCGGACCCACCCCGGAGCGGCCGGCGAGCATGGCGTCCCAGGTCGACGCGACGTCCCCGCCCAGCGGGGTGGTCGCGCCGAGCCCGGTGACGACGACGTCGGTGTGAGCCATGATCAGGACTGCGCCTCGATGTAGCTGACGGCGTCCCCGACGGTCTTCAGGTTCTGCACCTCGTTGTCCGGGATCTTGACGCCGAACTTCTCCTCGGCCGCCACCACGACCTCCACCATGGAGAGCGAGTCGACGTCCAGGTCGTCGGTGAAGGACTTCCCCTCGGCCACGTCGTCCGGGTTCACCCCGGCAACCTCTTCGAGGATCTCGGCGAGGCCGGCGGTGATCTCGTCACGGGTCATTGCGGTTGGTTCCTCTCATCGCGGTTCATTCGACGGCCGACGACGCCGGCCGTCACTCCCCGGCACGCGGCCGGAGGGGCTTTCAGGGGCAGCGGACGACCTGACCTGCGTAGGTCAGCCCGCCGCCGAAGCCGAAGAGCAGCACCGGGGCGCCGGACGGCACCTCCCGCCGCTCCACCAGCTTGGACAGGGCCAGCGGCACGCTCGCCGCCGACGTGTTGCCGGACTCGACGATGTCCTTGGCGACGATCGCGTTCGGGATGCCGAGCCGCTTGACGATGCCGTCGATGATCCGGGCGTTGGCCTGGTGCGGTACGAAGGCGGCCAGCTCCGACGGGTCCACCCCGGCGCGCTCGCACGCCTGCCGGGCCAGCGGCGCCAGCTCCGTGGTGGCCCAGCGGAAGACCGACTGGCCCTCCTGCTGGATGTACGGGCGCCAGCCCTCGATGCGTACCGCGTCGCCCCTCTCCGGCACCGAGCCCCAGACCACCGGGCCGATGCCGGCGGGCTCGCCGTCGGCGACCGCCGACACGACAGCCGCGCCGGCGCCGTCGGCGAAGATGATGCAGGTGGAGCGGTCGGTCCAGTCGACCATGTCGGACAGCTTCTCCGCGCCGATGACCAGGGCGTTGCGCGAGGCGCCGGCCCGGATGGCGTGGTCGACGGTGCCCAGCGCGTACGCGAAGCCGGAGCAGGCCGTGTTGAGGTCGAACGCACCGGGCGCGGTGATGCCGAGCTTGGCGGCGACCCGGCAGGCCACGTTGGGGCTGCGGTCGGCGGAGCTGCACGTCGCCACCACGACCAGGTCGATGTCGGCGGCGGTGAGCCCGGAGTTGGCGAGCGCCTTGCCGGCGGCGGCGCTGGCCATGTCGGCGACCGTCTCGCCGTCGGCGATCCGCCGGGTGGCGATGCCGACCCGGTCGCGGATCCACTCGTCGTTGGTCTCGACGAGTTGGGCGATGTCGTCGTTGGTGACCACCCGGGAGGGCTGGTAGTGCCCGAGCGCGACGATCCGGCTGCCGGTCATGCGTGTCCTCCGATGCGGACGAGCGGTTGGCCCGGGGCGACCGGGTCGTCGTGGTGGGTGAGCCACTCGGTGAGCACACCGTCGTCGTGCGCGGTCACCTCGACCGGGCCCTGGCGGGTGGCCACGTGGCCGACGACCTGGCCGGCGCGCAGCGTGTCGCCCTCGGCCAGGTCCCGGGCCGGCTCGAAGGTGCCGGCCGCCGGTGCCACCACCACACGGAAGTGCATGGTCGGCTCGTGGCTGGGTGCCATTCCGTGCCGGGCGATCAGGTCCCGGGCGGCGGGCAGGTCGTCCGGGGTGTTGAGGGTGACCACCTCGGGGGCGCCGGCCCCCTTCAGCTCCCGTTTGACCAGGCCCGCGAGGGTGCCGGCCGGGGGCAGCTCGATCACGCCGGTCACCCCGAGGTCGGCCAGGGTGCGCATGCAGAGGTCCCAGCGCACCGGCGCGGTGACCTGGCGGACCAGGCGCTGCACCATGTCGCGCCCGTGGTTGACCGCGGCGCCGTCGAGGTTCGACAGCAGGATCCGGGCCGGGTCGGTCGGGGTGATCCCGGCCGCCACGGCGGCCAGCGCCGTCTCGGCGGGGGCCATGTACGGGGTGTGGAAGGCGCCGGCCACCTTCAGGCGGATGACCCGGGCCTTCGTCGGCGGCTCGGCGGCGAGCTTGTCCAGCCCCTCGACGGCGCCGGCGGCGACGAACTGGCCGGCGCCGTTGCGGTTGGCCGGGTGCAGCCCGTGCGCGGCGATCGAGGCGAGCACCTCGTCCGGGTCTCCGCCCAGCACGGCGGCCATCCCGGTGGGCTCCAGCGCGCAGGCGGCGGCCATCTCCCGGCCGCGTACGCCAGCCAGGGTGATCGCCGCCTCCGCCGGGAGCACCCCGGCGAGCGCCGCCGCGCCCAGCTCGCCGACGCTGTGGCCGACGGTGAGCGTGACGTCGTACATCGGTAGGTGCTCGGCGGCCAGCAGCGCGGCGGCGACCAGCAGTGGCTGGGTCCGCGCGGTGTCCCTGATCTCGTCCGCGTCGGCCGTGGTGCCGAGGTGCAGCAGGTCGACCCCGGCCAGCGCGGACCACCAGCGCAGGCGCGCCTCGGCGCCGGTGAGGTCCAGCCAGGGGGTCAGGAAGCCGGGTTTCTGGGAACCCTGGCCGGGCGAGAGTACGGCGAGCACGTCTATGACTCTCCCGGATACGGGCGGGTAGCGCTGTGCCGCCCCCGACCAAACCGCACTAGGACCTTTGGAGGAATCCTACAAAGATCGGCGGCGATCATCACCTGTGTGTGGTGTTTTGCTGGCACTCGGGGTCATTGTCTGGGTTGGTACCACCGGGACCACCGGGTCGAGCCGGCCGACGGTGAGGGCGACCTGGAGCGCGAACGCGTCGCGCGCCGCGAGCGGCGAGAAGCCGGTGACGTCGGAGATCCGCCGCAGCCGGTAGCGCACCGTGTTCGGATGCACGAAGAGGGACCGCGCGGCGCTCTCCAGCGTGCCGCCGGCCGCGAAGAAGGCGTCGAGGGTCTCCAGCAGCTCCCCGCCGGCGCGGACCAGGGCCGAGTAGACGTCGTGACGCAGCCGGCGGCGCGCCTCCGCGTCCCCGGCCAGCGCCCGCTCCGGCAACAGGTCGTCCGCCGGCACCGGTCGGGGCGCGGTCGGCCAGGCCGGGGCGGCCCGGAAGCCGGCCAGCGCGGCGCGCGCCGACTCGGTCGCCTCGTCCAGGCTCGGCACGGCCGGACCGACCACCACCGGCCCGTCCCCGAACGTGCCGAGCAGCTTGCCGGTGGCCGCCACCGGGTCGGCGACACCGCCGAGCACGATGACCAGCCGGTCGCCGTGCACCCCGCCGATCACCTCCGTGCCGATGCGCCGGGCCAGCCGGTGGACGGTGTGCAGCACGGCGGAGACCTCCCCGCCGGGGGAGCGGCCGACCGCCACCGCCACGGGCGGGGCGTCCGCCCAGCCGAGTGCCGCCGCGCGGCTCGCCAGCACGTCCGGCGAGTCGCCGCGCAGCAGGGCGTCCACCAGCAACGCCTGCAACCGTGCGTCCCACGATCCGCGCGACTCGGCGGCGCGGGCGTACACGCGGGCGGCGGCGAACGCGATCTCCCGGGAGAACCGCAGCACCGCCTCGCGCAGCTGCTGCTCCTCGCCCTTCGCCGCCAGGTGCGAGACCTGCTCCTCGACCACGTCGATCATCACCTTCACCAGCGCGACGGTCTGCTGGAGGCTGATCGAGCGGGCCAGCGCCTGCGGCGCGGTGGCGAAGACCTCGTCCGAGACCTCCTGGGTGCTGTCCGCCGTGCCGCCGCCGTCGCGCAGCCACTGCACCAGCGACCGGGCGCCGGCCTGGGCCACCAGCATCACCCAGGAGCGGTGGTCGGGCGGCAGGTCACGGAACCAGGGCAGCGTCTCGTCCATCCGGGCCACGCTGGCGCTGGCCAGCGCCCCCGCCGCCCGTTCGATCCGGCGCAGCGTGGCCGACAGTTCCGTCCCGCCCGGCTCGCTCACCGCCCCAGCGTGACACGCCCCGACCTGCACCTGGGCGCCGGGCGGCCCGCCCGCTGCGGGTGGCCGGCCCGCCGTGGCCCCGGGCGGCCCGGCCGCCGTGACGACGGGCGGCGGTGAGGTCAGGCCGGGGGCGGGGCGGGCAGCCCCAGTTCCTGGGCCAGGATGGCGGCCTGCACCCGACTGCGCAGGTCCAGCTTGGCGAGGATCCGGCTGACGTGGGTCTTGGTGGTGCTCTCGGCCAGCGCCAACCGGTCGGCGACCTGCTGGTTGGACAACCCGAGCCCCAGGCAGGCCAGCACGTCGCGCTCCCGGGGGGTCAGCGCGTCCACGGCCCCGCGCGTCGCGGCGGAGCTGGTCGGGGCGGTCGCCGCGAACGCGGTGATCAGACGGCGGGTGACCGCCGGGGCGATGAACCCCTCGCCCCGCGCGACCGTCCGTACCGCCGCCACCAGCCCCTCGGCGTCGGTGTCCTTGAGCACGAAACCCGCCGCCCCGGCCCGCAGCGCACCGAAGACGTACTCGTCGACGTCGAAGGTGGTGAGCACGAGCACGTCGGCGAGCCGGTCGGCCGCGATCTCCCGGGTGGCGGAGATGCCGTCCAGCCGGGGCATCCGCACGTCCAGCACGGCGACGTCCGGGCGCAGCTCGCGGCACAGCCGGACCGCCTCGGCGCCGTCCTCGGCCTCGCCCACCACCTCGACGCCGGCCGCCCCCGCCAGGATCAGCGCCAACCCGGCCCGTACCGCCGCCTGGTCGTCGGCCAGCAGCACCCGGATCACCTCGGCCACGTCACGTCCCGCCCCCTCACGGCACCACCTCCGTCGGCAGCTCCACCCGTACCCGCCAGCGGCCGTCCGCCGGGCCGGCGGCGAACCGCCCGTTCAGCAGCACGGCCCGCTCCCGCATCCCGATCAGGCCGGCGCCCGCGCCGGTCAGCGTGCCACGGCCGGCGCCGACCGGGTTGCCCACGTCCACCACCAGACCCGCCGGCTCGTACGCGACGAGCAGGTCGGCCTCGCCGGCGCCGTGCTTGAGCGCGTTGGTCAGCGACTCCTGCACGATCCGGTACGCGGCGAGGTCCACCCCGACCGGCAGCGCGCGCGGCTCGCCGCGCCGGGTCGCGCGTACGGCCAGCCCGGCCGCGCGGACCCGCTCGACCAGCACGTCCAGCTCGCTGAGTCGCGCCCGGGTCGCCTCCTCCGTGGCGTCGACAGCCGTGCCGCCCTCCGCCGGTTCCCGCAGCAGGCCGATCATCTGCCGCATCTCGCCCAGCCCCTGCACGCTGCTCTCCCGGATCACCCGCAGCGCCGACTCGACCTGCGATCGGTCGAGCCCGGGCGCGGAGAGCACGGCCGTGGCGTGGATGGCCACCGCGCTCAGGTGGTTGGCGATCACGTCGTGCAGCTCCCGGGCCATCCGGGCCCGCTCCGCGCCGACCGCCTGGCGGCGGTCCAGCTCGACCAGGCGGGCCGTCTGCTCCGCCCGCGCCCGCTCGGCGGCCGCCTGGTCCCGGTACTGCCGCACGCTGATCCCGGTGAGCACCGGCAGCACCCCGGCCAGGACCACGGGCGCCCCGAAGCCCACGCCCCGCCAGTCGCCCTTCAGCAGCACCCCCACCGCCGTGCCGAGGACGCTCAGCCCGACCGTCACCTGGAGCAGGCGACGCCACGTGCGGGCCGAGCCGAACACGCACGCGTCGTAGAGCACCTGGGTGTAGACCAGGACGGTCGCCAGCGATCCGCCCAGCGCGAGGTCGGCCAGCACCGCCACCGTGCCGAGCGCCAGGCTGGCCCGGCTGGCGACCCGGCGCAGGCCCACCGCCACGCAGACCACGGCCAGCGGCAGCAGGAACAGCGTCTCCGGCACGTCGGGGCGCCAGGACAGCTGCGGCTGCGTGCCCAGGCCGTACATGACCAACCCACCCGCCAGACCCGCACAGGCGAGCAGAACGTCCCGTCCCCGCCTCCCGCCCCATACCCCCACCCCCAGATCCCACCACACCCCTACACCCCGGGTTTCCGCCGATCATGCAGGTGTGGTGGGGGGACGAAGGCTGCACAGGTGTACGAAATTCCCATCACAACTCCGTGATCGCGAGGGGAGGGGGGTGGGTGGGGTGGGGGAGTCGGGTGGCTGATGGGAGGGTCGGTGGCGGCCAGTACGGTGGCAGGGCCCGTCGGAGCTACCCCGGCGGGTGGGGCGAACGTGAGGAGACCGGGATGGCGCACGGGGAGGCCGAGCACGGCTGCGCCCAGGGCGAGCCCTGCCGGCCGGGCCACCACGAGCAGCCGGCGGCGGCCAAGCACCGCCGGCCGCCCACCGGGTTCCCGGCGCACGCGCCGGAGCACCCGGCCCGCGCCCCGGAGCGCCCCGAGGACGAGGTCACCGTGCCCCGCCAGCGCGTCGCGGAGCCGGCTCCCGGTGAGGTCGAGTCGGCGGTGACGCGGGGCTGCCGCAGCGATCTGCCCGGCTGGGCGGGCGCGCACCGGCACGGCCCGGTCCGCCCCCAGCAGCGCGCGACCCGCCGCGAGCGCCCGCCGCGCCGCTGGTGCTGACCACGGCGACGTCCTCCGGGCGTACGGTCTGTTTCATAGACCGTGGCTGACCGCGCCCGACGTCGCCGGCCGGCGGTGTGGTGCCCTCGCCCTCGATACCACACAGGTATTTATATGCCGCTCAGGTATCAGTGTTCCGGCGGCAATGGTTCATCAGCTTGACGCGCCTTCCGCGTCTTATGTCAGCCAGACACGGTCGACTGGAAGGTGCGCGAGGGGCGCCTGTCCGGCGCGATCCCCGGGCACTTCGTCAAGCCGTCGACCGTGGATCTGGGCGTGCTCGCCGGGCTGGTCGACGTCGGCCGGCTGACGGTCCACGTGCAACGGACGTTCCCGCTGGCGCAGGCGGCGGACGCGCAGCGCACGGTGGAGGCGGGGCACGTCCGCGGCAAGGTGGTCCTGGAGCTCTGACCCGGCCCTGTGCCTCCGGTCGTCCGTTCGGACGCGGGCCGGGGCGGGTCAGCGGGTGCGGCGGCGGACCAGCAGCGCGATGCCGGCGAGACCCGAGGTGATGACCAGCACCACCGCGACGTTGAGCAGCAGCAGTCGCTGCAACTCGCCGAGCGCCTCGTCGATGTCCTTCGCCGGGTTGAGGGCGTCCTCCGGGATGACCCGTTCGCCGCCGCCGACGCCGCCACTGACGGTGTCGAACTGCCGCTCCAGCGGGACCCCGGCCGTGCGGAGCGTCTCCGACATGCTGAGCCGGCCGAGGAACCAGCCCGCGGCGGTCTTGCGGGCGTCCGGCTGCTTGGCCGGGCGGAAGACGCGCGGCCCGCCGACCGCCTTCGGGTAGAGGTCGTACGTCTGCTTCGGGACGTCACCGGCGTAGACCACGACGGTGTACTTCGGACCGAGGTCGGCGGCCTTCGGGCCCTTGGCCTGGCCCGTACGGCCGAGGAAGTTGACCTGGTCGATGATCGCCACCACGTGCGCGGGCTGGGCCTCGGCGCGCAGCCGCAGCGGCTCCGCCAGCCCCTCCCCGGTGATCTGCACCCCGGCCGGCGGGGTCTTCGGTGCCGCCGTCGCCGTCTCGGCCGGGCCGAGCGACAGGACCGCCGCCGCGAGCCCGCCCGTCAACACCGCGACCAGCCGCCGCATCGTTCGGACCATCGCCGCCTCCTCGCCCCGTTCGATGGGTGGCTTGCTGCAGGTCACGCGTTGGTTGGCTGACGGGGGTGACCGGACCCGTGCAGGGCGCCACCCTCAAGACTGCGCAGAACGTCGATCGGTTGCAGCTCGTGGAACAGTAATTGGAACTATCTGTGATCCCGGCCCGACCAATGAACGGCGGCCGTGGATCAGCGGGCGGATCGTACCTTTACGGAGGGGTTCATGGGGGGCAGGTTCCCACGAGTGGCGCTCACCTGGCCAGTGGTGGTCGGCGTGGCGCTCGGTGTGTCGTTGTTGCTTCCGGCCGCGCCGGCGGCCGCCCACAACTCGCTGACCGGCAGCGATCCGCGCAACGGCGCCCGG encodes:
- a CDS encoding acyl-CoA carboxylase subunit beta, with product MEAHVSTTAVGVDASSVVDHRDPEVRLRALFDAGSLRLSVPRDTSGVLWARGEIEGSPVVAYATDATRMGGAMGTEGCRHVVDAIDTAVRERVPVVGLWHSGGARLAEGVVALDAVGQVFAAMVRASGRVPQISTVLGPAAGGAAYGPALTDIVVMSGAGRIFVTGPEVVRSVTGEQVDMARLGGPEPHGRRSGVVHVTCADDESAIIESRRLAALLGRQGRLSPDDVSARDEGGHDLAARMPAEPNRAYDVKPVVKALLDAPGVELHAKWAPNVVTTLGRFAGRTVGVVANNPLRLGGCLDASSAEKAARFVRMCDSLGVPLIVLVDVPGYLPGLGQEWDGVVRRGAKLLHAFAEAVVPRVTLVTRKAYGGAYIAMNSRSLGATAVFAWPNAEVAVMGAGAAVNILHRKRLAAVPAEEREALRAQLVEEQTRIAGGVNRALEIGVVDDVITPAETRRRIAEALAAAPAARGAHGNIPL
- the fabF gene encoding beta-ketoacyl-ACP synthase II yields the protein MAHTDVVVTGLGATTPLGGDVASTWDAMLAGRSGVGPLTQEWAEQLPVRIAAQLAVEPTGLIDRVKLRRLDRSEAIAIIAAQQAWADAGLADSGLDPERLGVSVGSGIGGALTLLAQDDILEASGPRRVSPHTIPMLMPNGPAAWVGLELGAKAGVHSVASACATGAEAIALGMDMIRAGRADVVVAGGTEAVIHQLPIAGFSSMRAMSTRNDEPERASRPWDKARDGFVLGEGAGILVLERAEHAAARGARVYARLAGAGLTSDGYDIVQPHPEGEGAIRAIAKAIADADVARADIVHVNAHATSTPVGDVAEITALRAALGDHPVLTSTKSMSGHLLGAAGALESIATILAIRDGVVPPTINLDDPDDGLSLDVAANEARHMDIPAALNNSFGFGGHNVALVFTRA
- a CDS encoding acyl carrier protein, whose amino-acid sequence is MTRDEITAGLAEILEEVAGVNPDDVAEGKSFTDDLDVDSLSMVEVVVAAEEKFGVKIPDNEVQNLKTVGDAVSYIEAQS
- a CDS encoding beta-ketoacyl-ACP synthase III; its protein translation is MTGSRIVALGHYQPSRVVTNDDIAQLVETNDEWIRDRVGIATRRIADGETVADMASAAAGKALANSGLTAADIDLVVVATCSSADRSPNVACRVAAKLGITAPGAFDLNTACSGFAYALGTVDHAIRAGASRNALVIGAEKLSDMVDWTDRSTCIIFADGAGAAVVSAVADGEPAGIGPVVWGSVPERGDAVRIEGWRPYIQQEGQSVFRWATTELAPLARQACERAGVDPSELAAFVPHQANARIIDGIVKRLGIPNAIVAKDIVESGNTSAASVPLALSKLVERREVPSGAPVLLFGFGGGLTYAGQVVRCP
- a CDS encoding acyltransferase domain-containing protein, coding for MLAVLSPGQGSQKPGFLTPWLDLTGAEARLRWWSALAGVDLLHLGTTADADEIRDTARTQPLLVAAALLAAEHLPMYDVTLTVGHSVGELGAAALAGVLPAEAAITLAGVRGREMAAACALEPTGMAAVLGGDPDEVLASIAAHGLHPANRNGAGQFVAAGAVEGLDKLAAEPPTKARVIRLKVAGAFHTPYMAPAETALAAVAAGITPTDPARILLSNLDGAAVNHGRDMVQRLVRQVTAPVRWDLCMRTLADLGVTGVIELPPAGTLAGLVKRELKGAGAPEVVTLNTPDDLPAARDLIARHGMAPSHEPTMHFRVVVAPAAGTFEPARDLAEGDTLRAGQVVGHVATRQGPVEVTAHDDGVLTEWLTHHDDPVAPGQPLVRIGGHA
- a CDS encoding PucR family transcriptional regulator; this encodes MTSPPPVVTAAGPPGATAGRPPAAGGPPGAQVQVGACHAGAVSEPGGTELSATLRRIERAAGALASASVARMDETLPWFRDLPPDHRSWVMLVAQAGARSLVQWLRDGGGTADSTQEVSDEVFATAPQALARSISLQQTVALVKVMIDVVEEQVSHLAAKGEEQQLREAVLRFSREIAFAAARVYARAAESRGSWDARLQALLVDALLRGDSPDVLASRAAALGWADAPPVAVAVGRSPGGEVSAVLHTVHRLARRIGTEVIGGVHGDRLVIVLGGVADPVAATGKLLGTFGDGPVVVGPAVPSLDEATESARAALAGFRAAPAWPTAPRPVPADDLLPERALAGDAEARRRLRHDVYSALVRAGGELLETLDAFFAAGGTLESAARSLFVHPNTVRYRLRRISDVTGFSPLAARDAFALQVALTVGRLDPVVPVVPTQTMTPSASKTPHTGDDRRRSL
- a CDS encoding response regulator; this translates as MIRVLLADDQAAVRAGLALILAGAAGVEVVGEAEDGAEAVRLCRELRPDVAVLDVRMPRLDGISATREIAADRLADVLVLTTFDVDEYVFGALRAGAAGFVLKDTDAEGLVAAVRTVARGEGFIAPAVTRRLITAFAATAPTSSAATRGAVDALTPRERDVLACLGLGLSNQQVADRLALAESTTKTHVSRILAKLDLRSRVQAAILAQELGLPAPPPA
- a CDS encoding sensor histidine kinase, producing the protein MYGLGTQPQLSWRPDVPETLFLLPLAVVCVAVGLRRVASRASLALGTVAVLADLALGGSLATVLVYTQVLYDACVFGSARTWRRLLQVTVGLSVLGTAVGVLLKGDWRGVGFGAPVVLAGVLPVLTGISVRQYRDQAAAERARAEQTARLVELDRRQAVGAERARMARELHDVIANHLSAVAIHATAVLSAPGLDRSQVESALRVIRESSVQGLGEMRQMIGLLREPAEGGTAVDATEEATRARLSELDVLVERVRAAGLAVRATRRGEPRALPVGVDLAAYRIVQESLTNALKHGAGEADLLVAYEPAGLVVDVGNPVGAGRGTLTGAGAGLIGMRERAVLLNGRFAAGPADGRWRVRVELPTEVVP